Proteins co-encoded in one Zootoca vivipara chromosome 3, rZooViv1.1, whole genome shotgun sequence genomic window:
- the PSMB1 gene encoding proteasome subunit beta type-1 translates to MLSTAGYAEPALGLGCEAKQGSAIQHRFSPYTFNGGTILAIAGEDFSIVASDTRLSEDYAIHSRDSPKCYKLTDTTVIGCSGFHGDCLTLTKIIEARLKMYKHSNNKTMSAGAIAAMLSTILYSRRFFPYYVYNIIGGLDEEGKGAVYSFDPVGSYQRDTFKAGGSASAMLQPLLDNQVGLKNLQNVEHVSLSLEKALQLVKDVFISAAERDVYTGDALKICIITKDGIKEEITPLRRD, encoded by the exons ATGCTGTCGACAGCAGGCTACGCCGAGCCTGCACTTGGCCTGGGTTGTGAGGCGAAGCAGGGCTCTGCAATACAACACCGCTTCTCCCCTTACACCTTCAATGGCGG GACTATATTGGCAATTGCTGGTGAAGACTTTTCTATTGTTGCCTCAGACACCCGACTGAGTGAAGACTATGCAATTCATAGCCGGGACAGTCCAAAATGCTACAAACT GACAGATACAACGGTCATTGGTTGCAGTGGATTTCATGGAGACTGCCTTACACTTACTAAAATTATTGAAGCAAGGTTAAAG ATGTACAAACATTCCAATAACAAGACCATGAGCGCTGGAGCTATTGCAGCCATGCTTTCTACAATCCTGTATTCTCGAAGATTCTTCCCTTACTATGTTTACAACATAATTGGTGGATTAGATGAAGAAG gAAAGGGTGCAGTGTACAGCTTTGATCCAGTAGGCTCCTACCAGAGAGATACTTTCAAAGCTGGTGGATCAGCTAGTGCCATGCTGCAGCCTCTGCTGGACAACCAG GTTGGCCTCAAGAACTTGCAGAATGTGGAGCATGTGTCTTTGTCTCTGGAGAAGGCTTTGCAGTTAGTCAAGGATGTCTTTATTTCTGCTGCAGAAAGAGATGTATACACTGGGGATGCACTAAAAATCTGCATTATCACAAAAGATGGAATTAAAGAAGAAATTACTCCATTGCGAAGAGACTAA